The Anoxybacillus flavithermus genome has a segment encoding these proteins:
- a CDS encoding acetyltransferase: protein MRKTERYVVTGTNSLWQLYRTVSFWKVLKNVIVILIGRYTPFFPLKNWLYRTFLRMDIGQHTALAFMVMPDILFPEKIRIGNNTIIGYNTTILAHEYLVNEYRLGDVIIGNDVMIGANSTILPGVTIGDRAVVSAGTLVHRDVPAGAFVGGNPMQIIRLSER, encoded by the coding sequence TTGAGAAAAACCGAACGCTATGTTGTAACTGGAACGAACTCTTTGTGGCAACTATATCGAACCGTTTCGTTTTGGAAAGTATTGAAAAATGTCATCGTCATTTTGATCGGGCGCTATACTCCATTTTTTCCGTTGAAAAACTGGCTATATCGCACGTTTTTACGGATGGACATTGGCCAGCATACAGCACTTGCGTTTATGGTGATGCCAGATATTTTGTTTCCGGAAAAAATTCGCATCGGCAACAACACGATTATTGGTTACAATACGACCATTTTAGCACATGAATATTTAGTGAACGAATATCGGCTTGGGGATGTCATTATTGGAAACGACGTTATGATTGGAGCCAATTCAACGATTTTGCCAGGGGTGACGATCGGGGATCGTGCTGTTGTTTCCGCAGGAACGCTCGTGCATCGTGATGTACCAGCTGGTGCATTTGTCGGCGGCAATCCGATGCAAATCATTCGTCTTAGCGAACGCTAA
- a CDS encoding imidazoleglycerol-phosphate dehydratase, whose amino-acid sequence MMRTATIQRATNETQIELTFAVDGEGKAELETGVPFLTHMLDLFTKHGHFNLSVHAKGDTHIDDHHTTEDIGICLGQAIRQALGDKKGIRRYGNAFVPMDDALAQVVIDVSNRPHLEFRGEFPSQKVGTFDVELVHEFLWKLALEARMNVHVIIHYGHNTHHMIEAVFKALARALDEATMIDPRVKSVPSTKGML is encoded by the coding sequence ATAATGCGAACAGCAACCATTCAACGAGCGACAAATGAAACACAAATTGAGCTTACGTTTGCGGTGGATGGAGAAGGAAAAGCGGAGTTGGAAACGGGTGTGCCGTTTTTAACACATATGCTTGATTTATTTACAAAGCACGGACATTTTAATTTGTCCGTCCACGCCAAAGGGGATACACATATTGACGACCATCATACGACAGAAGATATCGGCATTTGTTTAGGACAAGCAATTCGCCAAGCACTCGGTGATAAAAAAGGAATTAGACGATACGGAAATGCGTTCGTTCCGATGGATGATGCGCTTGCGCAAGTCGTCATCGATGTGAGCAATCGCCCGCATCTTGAGTTTCGTGGGGAGTTTCCGAGCCAAAAAGTAGGAACGTTTGATGTCGAGCTTGTACATGAATTTTTATGGAAACTAGCGTTAGAAGCGCGAATGAATGTGCATGTCATCATTCATTACGGTCACAATACGCACCATATGATTGAGGCGGTGTTTAAAGCACTTGCGCGTGCGCTTGATGAGGCAACAATGATCGATCCACGCGTCAAATCTGTACCGTCAACGAAGGGAATGTTATAA
- a CDS encoding 1-(5-phosphoribosyl)-5-[(5-phosphoribosylamino)methylideneamino]imidazole-4-carboxamide isomerase — protein sequence MFTIYPAIDMRNGKCVRLVQGDYDQETVYGHSPVEMARSFVSQGATWIHMVDLDGAKEGRRVNDAFVIEVVKTLSVNVQIGGGIRTEEDVAYYLERGVSRVILGSAAISNPSFVKAMLRTYGERIVIGIDAKNGFVATEGWTHTSTIEAVELGKQLAEAGAETFIFTDIATDGMLSGPNMEAVVRLAQTTNKRVIASGGIRSLDDLHALKQFENEGVAGAIVGKALYTGKFTVAEALKAVEQ from the coding sequence ATGTTTACTATTTATCCAGCGATTGATATGCGCAACGGGAAGTGCGTTCGTCTCGTGCAAGGGGATTATGATCAAGAAACGGTGTATGGGCATTCGCCAGTTGAGATGGCGCGTTCATTTGTTTCGCAAGGCGCGACATGGATTCATATGGTCGATTTAGATGGAGCAAAAGAAGGCAGACGGGTGAATGACGCATTCGTCATCGAAGTAGTAAAGACGCTTTCGGTGAACGTCCAAATTGGCGGTGGTATTCGTACAGAGGAAGACGTGGCATATTACCTCGAACGGGGTGTATCGCGCGTCATTTTGGGGAGCGCTGCGATTTCGAATCCTTCGTTTGTGAAAGCGATGCTTCGCACGTACGGTGAACGCATTGTCATCGGCATTGATGCGAAAAACGGGTTTGTTGCGACAGAAGGCTGGACGCATACGTCAACGATTGAAGCAGTAGAGCTTGGCAAACAGCTGGCGGAAGCGGGTGCAGAAACATTTATTTTTACAGATATCGCGACAGACGGGATGTTATCCGGTCCAAATATGGAGGCGGTTGTTCGCCTAGCTCAGACGACGAACAAACGTGTCATTGCTTCTGGCGGCATTCGCTCGCTCGATGATCTACACGCCTTAAAGCAATTCGAAAATGAAGGCGTGGCTGGAGCGATTGTTGGTAAAGCGTTATATACAGGGAAGTTTACCGTTGCTGAAGCGTTAAAGGCGGTGGAACAATGA
- a CDS encoding prolipoprotein diacylglyceryl transferase codes for MLLHIEPLDRVFFQLGPITIYWYGVIIATGVLLGLWLATRESERLGIRKETFVDLVLIAVPIAIVCARAYYVIFQWDYYSQHISEIPQIWHGGLAIHGGLIGAIVTGIIFAKKRHLSFLKLADIAAPSIILGQAIGRWGNFMNQEAHGGPVSRAFLESLHLPDWMINQMYIQGQYYHPTFLYESLWNVLGFLVLLALRRRNLRRGELFFTYIIWYSIGRFFIEGLRTDSLMLTETIRMAQFISALLVVFAVMMIVVRRMRGLANERYND; via the coding sequence ATGTTGTTGCATATTGAACCGCTGGATCGCGTCTTTTTTCAACTTGGACCAATTACAATTTATTGGTACGGTGTCATTATTGCGACAGGCGTCTTGCTTGGTCTTTGGCTCGCGACACGAGAAAGCGAGCGGTTAGGAATAAGAAAGGAAACGTTTGTTGATCTTGTGTTAATTGCTGTGCCGATTGCGATTGTATGTGCACGAGCGTATTACGTTATTTTTCAATGGGACTATTATTCGCAACATATAAGCGAAATTCCACAAATTTGGCATGGCGGGTTGGCGATTCATGGCGGTTTAATTGGTGCCATTGTGACAGGTATCATTTTTGCGAAAAAACGCCACCTGTCGTTTTTGAAACTAGCTGATATTGCGGCACCAAGCATTATTTTAGGGCAAGCGATTGGTCGTTGGGGCAATTTTATGAACCAAGAAGCGCACGGCGGACCTGTATCGCGTGCGTTTTTAGAAAGTTTGCATTTGCCGGATTGGATGATTAATCAAATGTACATACAAGGACAATATTATCATCCGACGTTTTTATACGAATCGTTATGGAATGTGCTTGGGTTTCTCGTTTTACTTGCGTTGCGGAGAAGAAATTTGCGACGAGGAGAATTGTTTTTCACGTACATCATTTGGTATTCGATCGGGCGCTTTTTCATTGAAGGGTTGCGAACAGATAGTTTAATGTTAACAGAAACGATTCGCATGGCGCAGTTTATCTCAGCTTTGCTTGTTGTATTTGCGGTCATGATGATTGTTGTGCGTCGTATGCGCGGTTTAGCAAATGAGCGGTACAACGATTAA
- a CDS encoding ATP phosphoribosyltransferase regulatory subunit produces the protein MRVFMFEKPLGMRDTLPDVYKTKRTLREAMMAEMETWGYSFIETPTLEYDETVGAASAILDQQLFKLLDREGHTLVLRPDMTAPIARLAASKLYKEGCPLRLAYAANVFRAQQREGGRPAEFEQVGVEYIGDGTMYADAEVISLMIFALKRAGLRDFTVTIGHIGYVDALFFDILRQEQRVETLRRFLYEKNYVGYREHVKSLPLSSIDQDRLLRLLTLRGGEKAIGEARSYAMTEAERQALDELEQLWTYIEQYGVIDMVKLDMSLVSHMSYYTGVLFEVYAKNVGFLLGNGGRYDELLGKFHRPSPATGFSVRLDHLMEAIGEQHRREKTTCMIFSQERFAEAYAKAAEMRKKGEKVVLQHVAGVGDMDQFTASFDDVEYVLGKRGKDEQSC, from the coding sequence ATGAGAGTATTTATGTTTGAGAAACCGCTCGGCATGCGAGATACGCTACCTGATGTATATAAAACGAAACGAACGTTGCGGGAAGCGATGATGGCAGAAATGGAAACGTGGGGATATTCGTTTATTGAAACGCCGACGTTAGAATATGACGAAACGGTTGGAGCTGCTTCTGCCATTTTAGATCAGCAATTATTTAAATTGCTTGATCGGGAAGGGCATACGCTCGTGTTGCGCCCAGATATGACCGCGCCCATTGCGCGTTTAGCGGCATCGAAATTATATAAAGAAGGGTGTCCGCTTCGTTTAGCGTATGCAGCAAATGTGTTTCGTGCTCAGCAGCGTGAAGGCGGGAGACCGGCAGAGTTTGAGCAAGTGGGAGTGGAATATATTGGTGACGGTACGATGTATGCTGATGCAGAAGTGATCAGTTTAATGATTTTTGCTTTAAAGCGGGCAGGATTGCGCGATTTTACGGTGACAATCGGTCATATTGGTTATGTGGATGCGTTGTTTTTTGATATTTTGCGCCAAGAACAACGAGTAGAAACGTTGCGTCGCTTTTTATATGAAAAAAATTATGTCGGTTATCGTGAACACGTCAAATCGTTGCCGCTTTCCTCGATTGACCAGGATCGTCTTTTACGTTTATTAACGTTAAGAGGTGGAGAAAAAGCTATAGGGGAAGCGAGATCATATGCGATGACAGAAGCGGAGCGACAAGCATTGGATGAATTAGAACAATTGTGGACGTACATCGAACAATACGGCGTTATAGATATGGTGAAATTAGACATGAGCTTAGTCAGCCATATGAGTTACTATACTGGCGTCCTTTTTGAAGTGTATGCGAAGAACGTTGGATTTTTGCTCGGAAATGGCGGTCGATATGATGAATTGTTAGGAAAATTCCATCGTCCATCGCCTGCGACGGGATTTAGCGTCCGTTTAGATCATTTAATGGAGGCGATTGGTGAGCAACACCGTAGAGAAAAGACGACGTGCATGATTTTTAGTCAAGAACGTTTTGCGGAGGCGTATGCGAAAGCTGCGGAAATGAGAAAAAAAGGGGAAAAAGTTGTATTGCAACACGTTGCTGGTGTAGGAGATATGGATCAATTTACTGCATCATTTGACGATGTAGAGTACGTATTAGGGAAACGCGGAAAGGATGAACAATCATGCTGA
- a CDS encoding ATP phosphoribosyltransferase yields MLTVAMPKGRIFSEALALLKQAGYDIPDDLEHSRKLMIDVPSEQLRFILAKPMDVVTYVEHGVADVGIAGKDVLLEEERDVYEMLDLRISPCYLAVAGLPNTHVHPIAPRVATKYPNIASTYFREQGEQVEIIKLNGSVELAPLIGLAERIVDIVSTGRTLKENGLVELERIVDVTSRFIVNPVSYRMQDRAIERMVDRLTYAIEKVGENDEN; encoded by the coding sequence ATGCTGACGGTTGCGATGCCAAAAGGTCGTATTTTTTCAGAGGCGCTTGCTTTGTTAAAACAAGCAGGTTATGACATTCCCGATGATTTAGAACATTCTCGAAAACTAATGATTGACGTGCCAAGTGAGCAGCTGCGTTTTATTTTGGCGAAGCCGATGGATGTTGTCACATATGTCGAACATGGGGTCGCAGATGTTGGCATTGCCGGTAAAGATGTGCTCCTTGAAGAAGAGCGCGATGTGTATGAAATGTTAGATTTGCGCATTAGCCCTTGCTATTTGGCGGTGGCAGGACTTCCGAATACGCACGTTCATCCGATTGCGCCAAGGGTGGCGACAAAATATCCAAATATTGCATCGACCTATTTTCGCGAACAAGGGGAACAAGTAGAAATTATTAAACTAAATGGGTCTGTTGAATTAGCACCGCTTATCGGTTTAGCGGAACGAATTGTCGACATTGTTTCGACAGGGCGAACGTTAAAAGAAAATGGGCTTGTTGAGCTCGAACGAATTGTTGATGTGACATCGCGTTTTATTGTCAATCCAGTGAGTTATCGCATGCAAGATCGGGCGATTGAACGAATGGTTGATCGTTTAACGTACGCGATCGAGAAAGTGGGGGAAAACGATGAAAATTGA
- a CDS encoding imidazole glycerol phosphate synthase subunit HisH has protein sequence MIGIIDYGMGNLYSVSKALERLNVPYIVESDQNKLSQADGFILPGVGSFKDAMHMLTETKLDSFIHEQVAAGKPLLGICLGMQLLFEESEENGLTAGLKLLPGRVVRFTGMTKEGKRYKVPHMGWNELAFHQSSPLFDGVERGHVYFVHSYYVQTDDRTVVLASAQYDVEVPAVVGRGTVFGTQFHPEKSGALGMRLLQNYARIVEKEGR, from the coding sequence ATGATCGGCATTATTGATTATGGCATGGGCAATTTATATAGCGTCAGCAAAGCGTTAGAACGGTTAAACGTGCCGTATATCGTTGAAAGCGATCAAAACAAGTTGAGTCAAGCAGATGGTTTCATTTTGCCTGGTGTTGGTTCATTTAAAGATGCGATGCACATGTTAACGGAAACGAAGTTGGACTCGTTTATTCACGAACAAGTTGCAGCAGGCAAGCCGCTTCTTGGCATTTGTTTAGGCATGCAGTTGTTGTTTGAAGAAAGTGAAGAAAACGGTTTGACGGCTGGGCTAAAGTTGCTCCCAGGGCGTGTCGTTCGCTTTACGGGCATGACAAAAGAAGGAAAACGATATAAAGTGCCGCATATGGGATGGAATGAGCTTGCTTTCCATCAATCGTCTCCCCTTTTTGATGGCGTTGAACGGGGGCATGTATATTTTGTTCACTCGTATTATGTACAAACAGATGATCGAACCGTTGTGCTAGCAAGTGCGCAATATGATGTAGAAGTTCCTGCGGTCGTTGGACGTGGAACGGTATTTGGGACGCAATTTCATCCGGAGAAAAGTGGGGCACTCGGTATGCGTCTTTTACAAAATTATGCGAGAATTGTAGAAAAGGAGGGAAGGTAA
- a CDS encoding pyrophosphatase PpaX, which yields MNINTILFDLDGTLINTNDLIIESFLHTLNHYYPNQYTREDVLAFIGPPLRDTFEAIDPERVDEMIETYRAFNHAHHDALVKEYETVYDTVQTLHEKGFKLGIVTTKIRHTVNMGLKLTKLDSFFKCVITLDDVEHAKPHPEPIEKALACLQAKPEETLMVGDNHHDILAGKHAGTKTAGVAWTIKGREHLATYEPDFMLEKMSDLLSILGVTSR from the coding sequence ATGAATATTAATACCATTTTGTTTGATTTAGATGGAACGCTCATTAATACGAACGATTTAATTATTGAATCGTTTTTGCATACGCTCAATCATTATTATCCAAATCAATATACGCGCGAAGATGTGCTCGCCTTTATTGGCCCGCCATTGCGTGATACGTTTGAAGCGATTGATCCAGAGCGCGTTGATGAAATGATTGAAACGTATCGGGCGTTTAATCATGCACATCACGATGCGTTAGTGAAAGAATACGAAACGGTATATGATACTGTACAAACGCTGCATGAAAAAGGATTTAAACTTGGCATTGTCACAACAAAAATTCGCCATACGGTCAATATGGGATTGAAGTTAACAAAGTTAGACTCGTTTTTCAAATGTGTGATTACGCTTGATGACGTCGAGCATGCAAAACCGCATCCGGAGCCGATTGAAAAGGCGCTCGCTTGTTTACAGGCAAAACCGGAAGAAACGTTAATGGTCGGCGATAACCACCATGACATTTTAGCAGGAAAGCATGCGGGAACGAAAACGGCGGGAGTTGCTTGGACGATCAAAGGGCGCGAACATTTAGCCACATACGAACCAGACTTTATGCTTGAAAAAATGAGCGATTTATTAAGCATTTTAGGGGTGACATCGCGTTGA
- a CDS encoding imidazole glycerol phosphate synthase subunit HisF has translation MITKRIIPCLDVKDGRVVKGVQFVSLRDAGDPVELARAYDEQGADELVFLDISASHEGRKTMVDVVRRVAAQLAIPFTVGGGISTLEDMKTILRAGADKVSVNTAALLRPELITEGANFFGSQCIVVAIDAKYDETMQSWRVYTHGGRCPTDWEVVAWAKEAVKRGAGEILLTSMDRDGGKDGFDLVLTKRVSEAVSVPVIASGGAGCAQHFVDVFQTAQADAALAASIFHYQETSVQQVKQYVREQGVNVR, from the coding sequence ATGATTACAAAACGCATTATTCCTTGTTTAGACGTGAAAGATGGTCGCGTCGTGAAAGGTGTGCAATTTGTTTCGTTGCGCGATGCAGGTGATCCGGTTGAGCTCGCGCGTGCATATGATGAACAAGGAGCTGACGAGCTTGTTTTTTTAGATATTTCAGCATCACATGAAGGAAGAAAAACGATGGTAGACGTCGTGCGCCGTGTTGCTGCTCAGCTAGCCATTCCGTTTACGGTCGGGGGCGGAATTAGCACATTGGAAGATATGAAAACGATTTTGCGCGCTGGTGCGGACAAGGTGTCGGTCAATACGGCTGCGCTATTACGCCCAGAGCTAATTACGGAAGGAGCGAATTTTTTTGGTTCACAATGTATCGTTGTGGCGATTGATGCGAAGTATGATGAAACGATGCAATCATGGCGCGTCTACACGCATGGCGGTCGTTGTCCGACGGATTGGGAAGTCGTTGCATGGGCGAAAGAGGCTGTCAAACGTGGAGCAGGAGAAATTTTATTAACGAGCATGGATCGTGACGGTGGAAAAGACGGTTTTGATTTGGTGTTGACGAAACGAGTAAGTGAAGCTGTTTCTGTTCCTGTTATTGCATCAGGAGGGGCTGGGTGCGCCCAACATTTTGTTGATGTGTTTCAAACCGCTCAAGCAGATGCAGCATTAGCCGCCTCCATTTTTCATTATCAAGAAACATCCGTCCAGCAAGTGAAACAATACGTGCGCGAACAGGGGGTAAACGTCCGATGA
- a CDS encoding excinuclease ABC subunit A — translation MDHIVVKGARAHNLKNIDVVIPRNKLVVLTGLSGSGKSSLAFDTIYAEGQRRYVESLSAYARQFLGQMDKPDVDSIEGLSPAISIDQKTTSRNPRSTVGTVTEIYDYLRLLFARIGRPVCPTHGIEITSQTIEQMVDRLMQYPERTKMQILAPIVSGRKGTHVKTLEEIKKQGYVRVRVDGELRDVSEDIVLEKNKKHSIEVVIDRIIMKEGIQSRLADSLEAALKLADGKVLVDVIGQEELLFSEHHACPHCGFSIGELEPRLFSFNSPYGACPSCDGLGAKLEVDLDLVIPNKELTLREHALAPWEPQSSQYYPQLLETACRHYGIDMDVPVKQLPKQQLDVLLYGSNGEKIYFRYENDFGHVRETYVEFEGVVRNVERRYRETTSDYVREQMEKYMTEQPCPTCHGNRLKKESLAVFVGGKHIGEVTAMSVNEALTFFETLQLTEKEQKIAHLILREIVERLGFLKNVGLDYLTLNRAAGTLSGGEAQRIRLATQIGSRLTGVLYVLDEPSIGLHQRDNDRLIATLQNMRDLGNTLIVVEHDEDTMLAADYLIDIGPGAGAHGGEVVAAGTPEQVMDDPHSLTGQYLSGKKFIPLPTERREPDGRWLEVVGARENNLKNVDVRIPLGLFVAVTGVSGSGKSTLINEILHKALAQKLHHAKVKPGEHTDIRGIHYLDKVIDIDQSPIGRTPRSNPATYTGVFDDIRDLFATTNEAKMRGYQKGRFSFNVKGGRCEACRGDGIIKIEMHFLPDVYVPCEVCHGKRYNRETLEVKYKDKNIAEVLDMTVEEALTFFENIPKIKRKLQTLYDVGLGYMQLGQPATTLSGGEAQRVKLASELHRRSTGRTLYILDEPTTGLHVDDIARLLHVLQRLVEQGDTVLVIEHNLDVIKTADYIIDLGPEGGDGGGQIVAVGTPEQVAQVERSYTGKYLQPILARDRERMRQRIPSV, via the coding sequence ATGGATCATATCGTCGTCAAAGGTGCACGAGCACACAATTTAAAAAATATTGATGTCGTCATTCCGCGCAACAAGCTCGTCGTGTTGACGGGATTATCTGGATCGGGCAAATCATCACTTGCATTTGATACGATTTATGCAGAAGGACAGCGGCGGTATGTTGAATCGTTGTCGGCATACGCCCGTCAATTTTTAGGGCAAATGGATAAACCAGATGTCGATTCGATTGAAGGTTTGTCACCTGCCATTTCAATCGATCAAAAAACGACAAGTCGCAACCCACGATCAACCGTTGGAACAGTCACAGAAATTTACGATTACTTGCGCTTATTGTTTGCGCGCATCGGTCGCCCTGTTTGTCCAACACACGGCATCGAAATTACATCGCAAACAATTGAACAAATGGTCGACCGTCTCATGCAATATCCAGAGCGGACAAAAATGCAAATTTTAGCTCCGATTGTGTCTGGACGAAAAGGAACGCACGTGAAAACGTTAGAAGAAATAAAAAAACAAGGATATGTGCGCGTTCGGGTTGATGGGGAATTGCGCGATGTATCAGAAGACATCGTACTTGAAAAAAATAAGAAGCATTCGATCGAAGTCGTCATCGACCGCATCATCATGAAAGAAGGTATTCAGTCGCGCCTGGCTGATTCGCTTGAAGCGGCGTTGAAGCTTGCGGACGGTAAAGTGCTCGTCGATGTCATCGGACAAGAAGAGTTGTTATTTAGTGAACATCACGCTTGTCCGCACTGCGGTTTTTCAATCGGTGAACTAGAGCCGCGTTTATTTTCGTTTAACAGCCCGTACGGTGCGTGTCCATCGTGCGACGGGTTAGGGGCAAAGTTGGAAGTCGATCTCGATTTAGTCATTCCAAATAAAGAGTTGACGCTTCGGGAACATGCGCTTGCGCCATGGGAGCCGCAAAGCTCGCAATATTATCCACAACTGTTAGAGACAGCATGCCGTCATTACGGCATCGATATGGACGTGCCTGTGAAGCAATTGCCAAAACAACAGCTCGATGTTTTATTGTACGGATCAAATGGAGAGAAAATATATTTCCGCTATGAAAACGACTTCGGTCACGTGCGCGAAACGTATGTGGAATTTGAAGGGGTCGTGCGCAACGTTGAACGCCGCTATCGTGAAACGACGTCCGATTACGTGCGTGAACAAATGGAAAAATATATGACCGAACAGCCGTGTCCGACGTGTCATGGCAACCGATTGAAAAAAGAAAGTTTAGCGGTTTTCGTTGGCGGCAAACATATCGGCGAAGTGACGGCGATGTCGGTGAACGAAGCGCTGACGTTTTTTGAAACGCTTCAGCTAACGGAAAAAGAACAAAAAATCGCTCATCTCATTTTACGTGAAATTGTTGAGCGACTCGGCTTTTTAAAAAATGTTGGGCTCGATTATTTAACGTTAAATCGTGCGGCAGGTACATTGTCAGGTGGAGAAGCGCAACGTATTCGATTAGCGACGCAAATCGGATCGCGGTTAACCGGTGTATTATACGTGTTAGATGAACCGTCGATCGGACTTCATCAACGTGATAACGATCGGTTAATTGCGACGTTGCAAAACATGCGTGATTTAGGAAATACGCTCATCGTCGTCGAACACGATGAAGATACGATGCTTGCGGCAGATTATTTAATTGACATCGGGCCGGGAGCAGGAGCGCACGGAGGAGAAGTCGTCGCTGCAGGTACACCTGAACAAGTGATGGACGACCCACATTCATTAACCGGTCAATATTTATCAGGGAAAAAGTTTATTCCGCTCCCGACTGAACGAAGAGAGCCAGACGGTCGTTGGCTTGAAGTCGTTGGAGCACGGGAAAACAACTTAAAAAACGTCGATGTTCGCATTCCGCTCGGACTATTTGTTGCGGTGACGGGGGTATCCGGTTCGGGAAAAAGTACGCTCATTAATGAAATTTTGCATAAGGCGTTAGCGCAAAAGTTACATCATGCAAAAGTAAAGCCGGGAGAGCATACAGACATTCGCGGCATTCATTATTTAGATAAAGTGATTGACATCGACCAGTCGCCAATCGGCCGAACACCGCGCTCGAATCCGGCGACGTATACGGGTGTGTTTGATGATATTCGCGATTTGTTTGCGACGACAAATGAAGCGAAAATGCGTGGATATCAAAAAGGACGATTTAGCTTCAATGTGAAAGGCGGTCGTTGTGAAGCGTGCCGAGGTGATGGGATTATTAAAATTGAAATGCACTTTTTGCCGGACGTGTACGTGCCATGTGAAGTATGCCACGGTAAACGATATAATCGCGAGACGTTGGAAGTGAAATATAAAGATAAAAATATCGCTGAAGTGCTCGATATGACAGTAGAAGAAGCGTTGACGTTTTTTGAAAACATCCCGAAAATTAAACGAAAGTTGCAAACACTTTACGACGTCGGACTCGGCTATATGCAACTCGGGCAGCCAGCCACAACGCTTTCCGGTGGCGAGGCGCAACGGGTAAAGCTAGCATCTGAGTTGCATCGTCGTTCAACAGGAAGAACGTTATACATTTTAGACGAACCGACAACGGGCTTGCATGTGGATGATATTGCGCGTTTATTACATGTTTTACAACGGCTTGTTGAACAAGGAGATACGGTGCTTGTCATCGAACATAACTTAGACGTCATTAAAACGGCAGACTATATTATTGATCTTGGACCAGAAGGCGGCGATGGGGGCGGACAAATCGTTGCGGTAGGTACGCCAGAACAAGTAGCGCAAGTCGAGCGATCGTATACCGGGAAGTATTTGCAGCCAATTTTGGCACGTGATCGTGAACGCATGCGCCAACGTATACCGAGCGTATAA
- a CDS encoding bifunctional phosphoribosyl-AMP cyclohydrolase/phosphoribosyl-ATP pyrophosphatase has product MNVKEVRFNEQGLVPAIVQDAHSKEVLTLAYMNEQSLQKTLETKETWFYSRSRQQLWHKGETSGNVQNVVDIRYDCDADALLVLVEPKGPACHTGEYSCFHRRLSDEKPVAKPDRFAILNVLESIIAEREAKRPEGSYTTYLFDKGIDKIAKKVGEEAAEVIIAAKNRSKEELRWEAADLLYHLLVLLREQRVSLDEVLSVLAERHR; this is encoded by the coding sequence ATGAACGTAAAAGAGGTTCGATTTAATGAACAAGGGCTTGTGCCGGCGATCGTACAAGATGCGCATAGTAAAGAAGTGTTGACGTTAGCTTATATGAACGAGCAATCGCTGCAAAAGACGTTAGAAACGAAAGAAACATGGTTTTATAGCCGCTCGCGGCAACAGTTATGGCATAAAGGAGAAACGTCCGGAAACGTACAAAACGTTGTAGATATTCGTTATGATTGTGATGCAGATGCCCTTCTTGTTCTTGTTGAGCCCAAGGGGCCTGCATGCCATACAGGAGAGTATTCTTGTTTTCATCGCCGTTTAAGCGATGAAAAACCAGTTGCCAAGCCGGATCGTTTTGCAATTTTAAACGTGCTAGAGTCGATCATAGCAGAACGCGAAGCCAAACGGCCAGAAGGGTCGTATACAACATATTTATTTGATAAAGGAATCGATAAAATCGCCAAAAAAGTTGGGGAAGAAGCCGCAGAAGTCATCATTGCCGCAAAAAACCGTTCAAAAGAAGAATTGCGTTGGGAAGCGGCCGATTTATTGTATCATTTGCTTGTCTTGTTGCGCGAACAACGCGTGTCGCTTGATGAGGTGCTTTCTGTATTAGCGGAGCGTCATCGATAA